In Verrucomicrobiales bacterium, the genomic stretch ACACGGAGGAAAACTCGGCTTTGATCCCTGCGGGGTCCCACCTCGCGTCCTTCGCGTCCATTGCGGTTCAATAGTCTCTCTTTGCTCGGCCCATGGGCTGTTAGGCTCAGGATCTTCGTGGCTTTGTGGCTTCGTGTGAGGCGGTCGGGGAAACCGACGGGAAGGGAAAGGGCGACGGATTGCACATTGCGAATTGTTCATTGCTCATTTGTCATTGGGGAGAAGTGAGACCCGCTGCGCTCGGGTTGCTGGGGAATTGTCCAGCATGGACGACGCTACAATGGAGTGTGGGCCGTCTCGGCCCATGGGCTGAGTTTTGAACCCGTTGCCCCCTCAATTTCCCCTTTCAAGGCCGGGACGTACGCCCTAGTTTCAACCGCTTATGAACGTGGTCCGTTACACCGATTCCGATTTCGCCGCGCAGCTGGGCACCCTGGCCGCTCCTTCGAGCTTGTTCGATCCCGTGATCGAGGAGCGCACCCGAGCGATATTGAAGCAGGTGGCGGATGCTGGCGATCGCGCGCTGGTGGAGCTGACTGAGAAGTTCGACGGAGCCGCACTTTCGGTCGACCAGCTGGCGGTCACCAAGGCGGAGCAGATGACCGCTGCGCTTATGGCGGATGCCACACTGCGCTCAGCGGTCGCTATGGCTCGGAAGAATATCGAGGCTTTTAGCCAACGTGCGAAGCGGAAGCCCTGGTCGAGCCGCAACCGCCAAGGCGGCACGGTCGGAGAGAAATTCGATGCGTTCCAACGAGTGGGTATCTATGTGCCCGGAGGCACCGCTCCCTTGGCATCGACGGCCTTAATGACGATTCTGTTGGCCAAGGTGGCCGGCTGTCCTGAGATCGTGGTCTGCTCCCCCTGTGGCAAAGACGGCTCCTTGAACCCGGCTTTGCTCTATGCCGCCACCGTCGCGGGCGCCACCGAGATCTACCGAGTGGGTGGATCCCAGGCGATTGCCGCGATGGCTTATGGCACGCCGACCATTAAGCGGGTGAACAAAATCTTTGGTCCAGGCAATGCCTATGTGGTGGCCGCGAAGCGTTTGCTGTTCGGGTCGGTGAGCATCGATTTGCTTCCGGGTCCGAGCGAAGTGTTGGTGTTGGCGGACGACACGGCGGATTCACGGTGGGCGGCGGCGGATCTGCTCGCGCAGGCGGAGCATGGCTCGGGACACGAACGCGTTTGGCTGATCACGCCTTCTCTGAAGTTTCTGAAAGCGGTGGCCAAGGAGATCGCCCTGCAGCTCAAGACGCTCAAGCGTCGGGAGTTCATCGAACGAGCCTTAAAGTCGAACGGTTGGCTCATCCAGGTGAAGGACCTAGACCAGGCGGTGGACTTGGCCAACCAGCTGGCGCCAGAACATTGTGAGATCATGACCCGGAAACCAGCCCAGATCGCGGAACGTCTTCGGACAGCCGGAGCCTTGTTCTTGGGTGGCTATTCTCCGACGGTCTTGGGCGATTATATGGCCGGGCCGAGTCACACGCTGCCAACAGGCGGCGCCGGTGCTTCCTTTGCGGGGCTGACGGTGGACCAGTTCCAGCGGCGTACAAGCGTGGTCGAGTATTCCAAGCCGGCGCTCAAGCGTTCCTTGTCGACCATCGCTACGTTTG encodes the following:
- the hisD gene encoding histidinol dehydrogenase, with protein sequence MNVVRYTDSDFAAQLGTLAAPSSLFDPVIEERTRAILKQVADAGDRALVELTEKFDGAALSVDQLAVTKAEQMTAALMADATLRSAVAMARKNIEAFSQRAKRKPWSSRNRQGGTVGEKFDAFQRVGIYVPGGTAPLASTALMTILLAKVAGCPEIVVCSPCGKDGSLNPALLYAATVAGATEIYRVGGSQAIAAMAYGTPTIKRVNKIFGPGNAYVVAAKRLLFGSVSIDLLPGPSEVLVLADDTADSRWAAADLLAQAEHGSGHERVWLITPSLKFLKAVAKEIALQLKTLKRREFIERALKSNGWLIQVKDLDQAVDLANQLAPEHCEIMTRKPAQIAERLRTAGALFLGGYSPTVLGDYMAGPSHTLPTGGAGASFAGLTVDQFQRRTSVVEYSKPALKRSLSTIATFAALEGLDAHGRSASIRIQRALNKSLKTR